A stretch of Aerococcaceae bacterium zg-252 DNA encodes these proteins:
- the priA gene encoding primosomal protein N' translates to MFAKVIVDIPVAQVNREFDYAIPEEWEEIITLGMRVQVPFGSRQLLGFVVGFSKETDFSGAVKPITQLLDYQSYLNEELIELSHYLAEHLQSFRIVVLQAMLPNLLKVKYETVFTVLEDSLLSPEAKAVFGEKREISREVLDAALSLKQIRILIDSGAIQLVYRVQDKKSTKKEYYYQLTHSSQQYLELLETTRKSATKQRELLQFLSEQTEQGELSAAQIQAATTVTAAIMRTAVDNQWIKKMEREVYRNPLANRHFEPTEQRTLRPVQQAAFDAVAPMIQQRTATTFLLEGVTGSGKTEVYLQLMAAARQQGKSALLLVPEIALTPQMVERVMGRFQTGVAVLHSGLSTSEKYDEWQRIIKGEATIVVGARSSVFAPLKNLGILIIDEEHETTYKQSDNPRYHARDVAIWRSQYHGCPVVLGSATPSLESRARAQVGRYQLIKMSERANFSNLPSVTLIDMTKVLGQETMTEISPLLLDKMKMAIEQQHQVVLLLNRRGYASYLQCRECGHVIQCPRCDISLTYHKHEHSMKCHYCDYQQSVPYQCPACQSQHLRLQGSGTQKIEEVLQSLLPQARILRMDNDTTRRKGDHERILQQFGQRKADILLGTQMIAKGLDFENVTVVGVINADTALNIPDFRAGEKTFQLLTQVAGRTGRGALAGEVFIQTYNPEHYVMQLVTQHDYERFFQYEMKRRHIGNYPPYYFTTLITVSSKNAGKAERKIHEIKQQLSQPVLEQTKELLILGPTRGGIARINEVYYYQLLLKYKDKQLIQSAINQLVQSSQAEAQQGLYVTVDHEPYHFI, encoded by the coding sequence ATGTTTGCGAAAGTTATTGTTGATATTCCAGTTGCACAAGTAAATCGTGAGTTTGACTATGCAATTCCTGAAGAGTGGGAAGAGATTATCACATTAGGAATGCGGGTACAAGTGCCTTTTGGTTCACGACAGTTATTAGGCTTTGTCGTTGGTTTTTCTAAAGAAACAGACTTTTCAGGTGCAGTAAAGCCAATTACGCAATTGCTAGATTATCAGTCATATCTCAATGAAGAATTAATTGAATTGAGTCATTACTTAGCTGAACATTTACAGTCATTTCGTATCGTTGTGTTACAGGCGATGTTACCTAATTTATTGAAAGTCAAATACGAAACAGTGTTTACTGTATTAGAAGATTCATTACTTTCACCGGAAGCAAAGGCAGTGTTTGGAGAAAAACGTGAAATATCACGAGAAGTATTAGACGCAGCCTTATCACTGAAACAAATTCGTATCTTGATTGATAGTGGTGCGATTCAATTAGTGTATCGAGTGCAAGATAAGAAGAGCACGAAAAAGGAATATTATTATCAATTAACGCATTCAAGTCAGCAATATCTTGAGTTGCTTGAAACGACACGAAAAAGTGCAACTAAGCAGCGAGAATTATTACAATTTTTGAGCGAACAAACAGAGCAAGGTGAGTTGAGTGCTGCACAAATACAAGCTGCTACTACCGTAACGGCAGCTATTATGCGAACGGCAGTGGATAATCAGTGGATAAAAAAAATGGAACGAGAAGTTTATCGTAATCCATTGGCCAATCGACATTTTGAACCAACCGAGCAACGAACATTGCGACCTGTTCAACAAGCAGCATTTGATGCAGTCGCACCGATGATTCAACAACGAACGGCTACCACATTTTTATTGGAGGGTGTAACCGGTAGTGGTAAGACGGAAGTGTATTTGCAATTAATGGCAGCTGCACGCCAACAAGGGAAATCAGCATTATTATTAGTACCGGAGATTGCGTTGACGCCACAAATGGTCGAGCGTGTAATGGGACGTTTCCAAACTGGTGTGGCAGTATTACACTCGGGTCTGTCTACGAGTGAAAAATATGATGAGTGGCAACGTATTATTAAAGGTGAAGCAACGATTGTCGTTGGAGCTCGTTCATCGGTATTTGCCCCATTAAAAAATTTAGGTATTTTAATTATTGATGAAGAACACGAAACGACGTATAAGCAGTCGGACAATCCACGCTATCATGCTAGAGATGTAGCGATTTGGCGTAGTCAGTATCATGGCTGTCCTGTTGTGTTAGGAAGTGCCACTCCGTCTTTAGAAAGCCGAGCACGCGCCCAAGTCGGTCGGTATCAATTGATTAAAATGAGTGAACGTGCGAATTTTTCTAATTTGCCGTCTGTTACATTGATTGATATGACCAAAGTGTTAGGGCAAGAAACGATGACCGAAATATCGCCTTTATTACTCGATAAAATGAAAATGGCGATTGAACAACAACATCAAGTAGTTCTATTATTGAATCGACGAGGCTATGCGTCCTATTTACAATGTCGTGAATGCGGACATGTGATTCAGTGTCCACGTTGTGATATTTCGTTGACGTATCATAAACACGAACATTCGATGAAATGCCATTACTGTGACTATCAACAATCAGTGCCGTACCAGTGCCCAGCGTGTCAAAGTCAGCATTTACGCTTGCAAGGGTCTGGTACGCAAAAAATTGAAGAAGTATTACAATCTTTATTGCCGCAGGCACGTATTTTACGAATGGATAATGATACAACGCGACGTAAAGGTGACCATGAACGGATTTTACAACAGTTTGGGCAACGAAAAGCAGATATATTATTAGGAACACAAATGATTGCTAAGGGGTTAGATTTTGAAAATGTAACGGTTGTCGGTGTGATTAATGCCGATACGGCGTTAAATATTCCTGATTTTCGTGCAGGGGAAAAGACTTTTCAATTATTGACGCAAGTGGCTGGACGTACTGGTCGTGGTGCATTAGCAGGAGAAGTATTCATACAAACGTATAATCCGGAACATTATGTGATGCAGTTGGTGACACAACATGATTATGAACGCTTTTTCCAATATGAGATGAAACGCCGTCATATCGGTAATTATCCACCTTATTATTTTACGACGCTTATTACCGTTTCTAGTAAAAATGCTGGTAAGGCAGAACGTAAAATTCATGAGATTAAACAACAACTCAGTCAACCAGTATTAGAACAAACAAAAGAATTATTAATATTAGGGCCAACTCGTGGGGGAATTGCACGAATTAATGAAGTGTATTATTACCAATTACTGTTAAAGTATAAGGATAAGCAATTAATTCAATCAGCGATTAATCAGTTGGTGCAGTCATCACAAGCGGAGGCACAACAGGGGCTATATGTGACGGTAGACCACGAACCCTATCATTTTATTTAG
- a CDS encoding Stp1/IreP family PP2C-type Ser/Thr phosphatase translates to MKIKVHSNIGRRRSSNQDYADYFKNQHNQVLFVLCDGVGGHQAGDVASLKTTEFLGERFKNSAEKFTLTSIQTWLMEQITAVNEYIYQESIRHSQLGGMGTTLVVAMVVDGHLVVAHVGDSRAYVFAKDALTQVTEDHSLINVLIKSGEITKEEGQLHPQRNVVTQSIGGTQTVGTDLTVLSLSDVEVLLLCSDGLTNMVDNDTLLEMFKVFRNDDDFPDKLIQAANDAGGTDNITVIVASDLDVTEVAS, encoded by the coding sequence ATGAAGATTAAAGTTCACTCCAATATCGGTCGTCGACGGAGTTCTAACCAAGACTATGCCGATTATTTTAAAAACCAACATAATCAAGTGTTATTCGTGTTGTGTGACGGTGTTGGTGGACATCAAGCTGGTGATGTAGCAAGTTTAAAGACAACTGAATTTTTAGGAGAGCGGTTTAAAAATTCTGCAGAAAAATTTACATTAACTTCGATTCAAACATGGTTAATGGAACAAATTACTGCCGTTAATGAATACATTTATCAAGAATCGATTCGTCATAGTCAATTAGGTGGTATGGGCACAACGTTAGTTGTAGCGATGGTTGTGGACGGACATTTAGTAGTTGCGCATGTGGGTGATAGTAGAGCATATGTTTTTGCCAAAGATGCGTTGACACAAGTGACAGAAGACCATTCGCTAATAAATGTCTTAATTAAATCAGGAGAGATTACGAAAGAAGAAGGACAGTTGCATCCTCAGCGTAATGTGGTGACACAATCGATTGGTGGCACTCAAACGGTGGGAACGGATTTAACAGTGCTCTCATTGTCCGATGTTGAGGTGCTATTATTATGTTCTGACGGCTTAACAAATATGGTAGATAACGATACCTTATTGGAAATGTTTAAAGTGTTTCGCAATGATGATGATTTTCCGGACAAATTAATTCAAGCAGCAAATGATGCAGGGGGAACTGATAATATAACAGTTATTGTGGCATCTGACCTTGACGTGACGGAGGTGGCATCATGA
- the rsmB gene encoding 16S rRNA (cytosine(967)-C(5))-methyltransferase RsmB, whose protein sequence is MKIKKRSEQQLSQSARWQALVILHQVEYEAEYSNVLIDRFLSDTTLSDKDQRLCVQLVYGVIQRRLTLNYYLEPFIRGKKIDSWVESLLRLSIYQIVYLDRIPQHAIVNEAVKIAKTNGHDGLGKFVNAVLRQFLRVSLRELPEKQSNYAEYLSVAYSMPQWLVTSLLEWLGGDEQVVELLLASLLDNPYLSIRINGQPEERERIQQQLSQEMVDTTVSELSPFGLRVAKGNVVDTNSYQAGTITVQDESSMLVVPLGRLNGNEKVLDACSAPGGKATHIAQLLNQGGHLTALDLSAAKLKKVEQHLVRMGLSHRVRTFCTDAEKFFPEPGELYDTIYLDAPCSGLGLMRRKPEIKYEKFAADIVELAAIQNRLLDHVATLLKPGGTLIYSTCTIAPLENAQQIDKFLMNHADFEIDRIDETDNLPSELINGQGQVEILPHQFGTDGFFICRLKKAS, encoded by the coding sequence ATGAAAATTAAAAAACGAAGTGAGCAACAGTTATCACAATCGGCTCGTTGGCAAGCACTTGTTATTTTGCATCAAGTGGAATATGAGGCAGAATATTCTAATGTGCTCATTGACCGTTTTTTGTCGGATACTACTTTATCGGATAAAGACCAGCGTTTATGTGTTCAGCTTGTCTATGGTGTGATTCAACGACGTTTGACTTTAAATTATTATTTAGAACCCTTTATTCGCGGTAAAAAAATTGATTCATGGGTGGAAAGTTTATTACGTTTGAGTATTTATCAAATCGTTTATTTAGATCGTATTCCACAACATGCGATTGTAAATGAAGCAGTGAAAATAGCGAAAACTAATGGGCATGACGGACTAGGAAAATTTGTTAATGCGGTATTACGTCAGTTTTTACGTGTGTCATTGCGTGAATTACCAGAAAAACAATCAAATTATGCGGAGTATTTAAGTGTAGCGTATAGTATGCCACAATGGTTAGTGACTTCTCTATTAGAATGGTTAGGTGGAGATGAGCAAGTAGTCGAGTTACTATTGGCGAGCTTGTTGGATAATCCGTATTTGTCGATTCGTATAAATGGACAGCCGGAGGAACGTGAACGCATTCAGCAACAGTTATCACAAGAAATGGTTGATACGACAGTGAGCGAATTATCACCATTTGGCTTACGTGTAGCAAAAGGTAATGTGGTGGATACAAATAGTTATCAAGCAGGAACGATTACAGTTCAAGATGAATCGAGTATGTTAGTAGTACCACTTGGTCGCTTGAACGGTAATGAAAAGGTGCTCGATGCTTGTTCGGCGCCAGGAGGTAAAGCTACCCATATTGCACAATTATTGAATCAAGGTGGGCATTTGACTGCATTGGATTTATCGGCAGCAAAATTGAAAAAAGTCGAGCAACATTTAGTGCGAATGGGTTTAAGTCATCGAGTGCGTACTTTTTGTACTGATGCTGAAAAATTTTTCCCCGAACCAGGTGAATTATATGATACAATATATTTAGATGCGCCGTGTTCAGGTTTAGGGTTGATGAGACGTAAACCTGAAATTAAATATGAAAAATTTGCAGCAGATATTGTTGAGTTAGCAGCTATTCAAAATCGTTTGTTAGACCATGTAGCAACGTTGCTAAAACCAGGTGGAACTTTGATATATAGTACCTGTACAATTGCACCATTGGAAAATGCTCAGCAAATCGATAAATTTTTAATGAATCATGCAGATTTTGAAATAGATCGAATTGATGAGACCGATAATCTTCCGTCAGAATTAATCAATGGACAGGGACAGGTTGAAATTTTACCACATCAATTTGGCACAGACGGTTTCTTTATTTGTCGTTTAAAAAAGGCGTCATAA